The Rosa chinensis cultivar Old Blush chromosome 7, RchiOBHm-V2, whole genome shotgun sequence DNA segment ACATGGAACCAAAAAATTTAAGCTTTTTTACCTTGCATGGTTTGAATTTGCGCAGGTGAGCAGTTCTTTATACCAGACTTGCAGCTTTTCCATGTGCCTTTAGGATCAGCAACACTCGGTGCCAAAATGTTCTTTATCTGAATTGATTATGGATACAAGGAAGAGTGAGAAAATGCATATGCAAAATATTATTTGAATTTGGatagagaaaggaaaagaacgAGAGAAAAAGAGGACAATATTGACGACTCCTTTCTAGTAATAGTTGTGGACAATATCAGGGTTCATATTTATAAATCATTTGTCTTTCAAAGATTTAAGCAATTCTCCAACTACATACTGGAATTAAATAGGTATGATTAAATTTTTCCATGCCAACTACTTTTCATGcacacatgaaaaaaaaaaggagataaTAGAGCGGATGTGAATCActttttagaaaagaaaaggaactaGAAAAGAAGGTTGGAGACAATACATAATATTAGAAAGTACGGATATGCAATTAAGGATCAGAATGAAGTTACCTGCCACgaatcataagcagcatttaccaAAAAAATAGGAGTCCGGAGTTGCGGTATCACATTTTGTGGGAAGAAGCACTGCAATATTTTGAAGGTAGTATTAGAATACAGAAGTAAATAGAGACGAGTCTAATCATAAGAATTTTAAACACTTACCAACCCTGGTCTCAATCTTGAAGTGCAGGATGCAGGTAAATGCTTTGCTGAACCCTGCACAACACATATACAATCAGAACCACACCAAGCCAATGCTACCACATGGACATACTAAAGGCCTGAACAGAGATATATTACATGTAGTGCAACCACTTGACTATAAAAGGCTTCAATTTGTTGTGACCCAGTAATAGTCTTCCTGTTTAGTCAATACAAGGCATCAGCAACGATGAAATTAGTACAGAAATATATCAAGACTAGAAGATAATATATGATGCTTACGCATTGATGAAGTAACCAGCATCCGCAAGGCATTTCACATTAGTTCCGGCGGGTAAGAGAGAACGGAAGTTATCACATTGAAGAATAGAAGCCAATCCTCCAGCCGAACAACCAGAGAGTAGAGCCTGTAATCACAAGGAGTACTCATAAGCGATTATAAAGGAGGACAAGACAAAGACAAAAGTAGAGATCGAGTTCAAATGAATTGGCAATACATTTTTGGCATTTATCATTCCCTTTGCTAATAGATCATCAATGATGGCACGAAAAACCCTTCCTCCTCTGAAGTGAAGATTTGTAGCCTGGTCAAGATATAGAGTTTATTAAACACCAACTTCAGAATCTCTTATGGCAGTATATAACTTGGACTGCTAACTAAACTTGAGTTAACTTACTGGGTCTACTGCTTCCACATCACCGGTGAATGATGACCCATCACAGTACCTAACCTTGATTCTGTTCCAGTTATAGAAGtctagaataaaaaaaagagtccaacttttactgttagaacttagaagaaACTGGTCTTAACAAATGGGAGCTATGATGATTAGCGACTGATTCATTTTTAGGATATGCTTGTTTTAACAAAGTATGATGATTAGCAAAAACTTTTATAAAAATATGTTAAATTATGAGATGTAAAGGTAAAAAACATACCTGGATTCATAGTTTGCTTTTTACCAAGAACTCCAGAAAAAGATATTGtcttttccatttttgtggatgaACCTCTGAAGTTTTTCGTTCGCTCAACGCAACTCTCAACATCCTTACACCATCCTCCTCCCTAAGAACCAATTCAATCAAGACAAGTTTCAAAGTGTAATCCAAAAGTTCTTATAACTTTTATCAGTTTACTAAGCTAATGACTTGTTGATCCAATAGCTTTCTCTTCTCCTATGATCTCTAAGAACCATTAACGGTACAATCCCCCCCTATCCttccttttttaatttgaaaGCATTTTAGAAGGACAAGGAAACAAACCTCAATATGAACCAACCAATTGTTAATCCCTGCACCAAATCCCTTGTCAAAGTGGTATGCTGGTGGGCTCCCGTCTAAACAAACTGTACGGTatatcaaaaatagaaattaggaCACCGTGTAGGactcaaattcaaaacaaactgatATGGGAGCAATGGAACTATAGAAAAGGACATGATTGCGATTTTTCTCACCAGCTCCTTTGGCAACTGCACTCTGGACCAAGGTGAGTTCCACAGGATGGCTTTCAGCTTTAAGCAATATCAGTAAACATACCAGAAGACTTAACCACTGGCCTAATCTTGCATAGGCCATTCTGCAAATATAAGTATGAAACATCTTAGTATACAAAgactaacaaaaagaaaagaaaacagagaAAGCAGAGCATTTCATAGCATGATTGTGATTTCCAACTATAAAACAGGTATTGTGATGTGCCGTTCCTAGAAAGGAAAGTATTGATCATCATCTACATATTTGTGAAAGAAGTAAACAAGAATTAGAGCATAATGTACTTCATCACTAGAATCAAGTCAAGTATGAAAAATAAGAGCCTCTTCTCTAAAGCAAATTAGCAACTCTAAAATCAAAAACccaagacaagaaaaaaaagaaaagaatctgATACCAATCCTCACATTAAGCTGATTCTTGCTTCAAATATTATCGTTAGCAAAGAATGAACACAAACTCAATACAAATTTCATAATAAGCTCATTATTATTCCTACAAACCAACCCAACAAAGAACAGAGTAAAAGATGAGAGCTTTTCAGTATTAGGAcctccaaaactaaaaaaaggtGACCTGAAAGTGTAGTGAGAGAGAAAATCTAAACGCCTGAGAGTATATAAGAGAAACCCAGTTCAGAAAACAAGCTGCTTTAAGCCAATAGCTAGCTGAGTTGATGGAATGAGACTGAAAACTGAAAGGCAAAGCTGTGAGCTGTGCTTGCTTCTTTTCTGTGGTTAGGTTGAGAAAGTTTCTGCTTTTATAATACACAGAAAGTGACTTTTTTTCCGTTATGTTTATGGTGTTGGGGTGAAATGTACAGAGTGAAGAGTGCATTATGTGAGAGAGTTAACAGTAGTGATAGATGCAGCGAACCAAACGCCAAAGAAGAAGACATAATTGGTCACAGCTTGCAGAGTAGAGTATGACAATGGTCTTGTCGGTGATGCCGCGTGTATTCATTGATGAAACGAAAGCGAGTGTGTGTCAGATAGAAAGGGAGAATCTGAATAGATCAATGGACTACGTACAGGCTTCCATTTGGATGTCTTTCTTTTTCTATATTTCGTCCATGAATTAATTGAATAATAATGAAGCATTATTAAAGAAAAGACTCTCTCAACTAGTCAACAGCCGTCCAAATTCGAATTCTAgctttaataattttttctcctttaaaattttcttttcttttcagatGGAGGTGCTCCTATGACGGTGTCATCAGTTGCTTTTCATGAAGAAGTTGGATACTTAATTAGGAAGTCTCCATTTCGTTGAGTTAGAGTTTCTGAATTTCTCTTtttgagatgattttttttaattttttttatatagaaatTGAAGTCTTAATATGAGTATTGGTCGTGGTCTTATTACTATGCTATGGACCTATGGTTATGGGGTTGTTCCTGTGGGAACTAACTAATTTATCCTCATCACTGTGTTTTTATTGTCAATGCTAGTGAGCCGTCTTTGAATTTCGTCAACTTACTACTCTACATTTTTCAATGTCAAGTGGCTCTTGGCTCTTGCCTCAAAGAGTGTCAAGAAtttaa contains these protein-coding regions:
- the LOC112179843 gene encoding pectin acetylesterase 8, translated to MAYARLGQWLSLLVCLLILLKAESHPVELTLVQSAVAKGAVCLDGSPPAYHFDKGFGAGINNWLVHIEGGGWCKDVESCVERTKNFRGSSTKMEKTISFSGVLGKKQTMNPDFYNWNRIKVRYCDGSSFTGDVEAVDPATNLHFRGGRVFRAIIDDLLAKGMINAKNALLSGCSAGGLASILQCDNFRSLLPAGTNVKCLADAGYFINAKTITGSQQIEAFYSQVVALHGSAKHLPASCTSRLRPGLCFFPQNVIPQLRTPIFLVNAAYDSWQIKNILAPSVADPKGTWKSCKSGIKNCSPAQIQTMQDYRLQFLNVLNGGLTNSPSHGAFIDSCYAHCQIGTQETWMASDSPVVSKTTIAKAVGDWYYNRSPSKKIDCPYPCNPTCKNKEFDSN